A DNA window from Lampris incognitus isolate fLamInc1 unplaced genomic scaffold, fLamInc1.hap2 scaffold_240, whole genome shotgun sequence contains the following coding sequences:
- the LOC130133148 gene encoding uncharacterized protein LOC130133148, translating to MGEEREQSSSYQQTIQSLQDRVHGLEGLSEDSVTPFHDRILALEGDRVTLSCNYSVSIRSLYWYRQYSSSSPQLLITDYSEKLAAMCFECRAQKDNVLQPKGDVTVSEGETVTLDCHYNTSGSNTYLYWYRQAADDKPTFILSRFSVGSGNTADGFKERFDSSLDSSSRSVPLKIQSLQLSDSAVYYCALRPTVTGNCKTYYKNLWSVYQESRDKTMLNHIH from the exons atgggggaggagagggagcaga GTTCCAGTTATCAGCAAACCATCCAGTCCCTCCAAGACAGAGTACATGGTCTAGAAG GGCTCTCTGAGGATTCAGTTACACCATTTCATGATAGAATTCTGGCTTTGGAAGGAGACAGGGTCACTCTCTCCTGCAACTACTCTGTCTCTATACGGAGCCTCTACTGGTATCGACAGTACTCCAGCTCATCTCCACAGCTTCTCATCACGGActattcagagaaa ttggctgctatgtgctttg aatgcagagctcaaaaagacaacgtgctccaacccaaaggagatgtgactgttagtgagggagagacagtaacactggactgtcactataacaccagtggcTCAAATACAtatctttactggtacagacaggctgcagacgacaagcccacattcattctgagccgcttTTCTGTTGGATCAGGGAacacagcggacgggttcaaggagagatttgattccagcctggattccagctcaagatcagttcctctgaagatccagagtctgcagctgtctgactctgctgtgtactactgtgctctgaggcccacagtgacaggaaactgcaagacgtaCTACAAAAACCTTTGGAGTGtatatcaagaatccagagacaaaACAATGTTAAAccacatccactag
- the LOC130133150 gene encoding uncharacterized protein LOC130133150 has protein sequence MSFLLISLLLAAMCFECRAQKDNVLQPKGGVTVSEGETVTLDCHYNTSDTSAYLFWYRQAADDKPTFILIRFTVGSGNTADGFKERFDSSLDSSSRSVPLKIQSLQLSDSAVYYCALRPTVTGNCRTYYTNLWSLAAMCFECRAQKDNVLQPKGGVTVGEGETVTLDCHYNTSGSSPYLYWYRQAADDKPTFILSGITVGSGNTADGFKDRFDSSLDSSSRSVPLKIQSLQLSDSAVYYCALRPTVTGNCKTYYTNLWSVYQESRDSAMLTHIH, from the exons atgagcttcctgctcatctcactgctgttggctgctatgtgctttg aatgcagagctcaaaaagacaacgtgctccaacccaaaggaggtgtgactgttagtgagggagagacagtaacactggactgtcactataacaccagtgacACAAGTGCATATCTtttctggtacagacaggctgcagacgacaagcccacattcattctgatcCGCTTTACTGTTGGATCAGGGAacacagcggacgggttcaaggagagatttgattccagcctggattccagctcaagatcagttcctctgaagatccagagtctgcagctgtctgactctgctgtgtactactgtgctctgaggcccacagtgacaggaaactgcagaaCCTACTACACAAACCTTTGGagt ttggctgctatgtgctttg aatgcagagctcaaaaagacaacgtgctccaacccaaaggaggtgtgactgttggtgagggagagacagtaacactggactgtcactataacaccagtggaTCAAGTCCAtatctttactggtacagacaggctgcagacgacaagcccacattcattctgagcgGCATTACTGTTGGATCAGGGAacacagcggacgggttcaaggacagatttgattccagcctggattccagctcaagatcagttcctctgaagatccagagtctgcagctgtctgactctgctgtgtactactgtgctctgaggcccacagtgacaggaaactgcaagacgtaCTACACAAACCTTTGGagtgtctatcaagaatccagagacagcGCAATGTTAACccacatccactag